The sequence GGTGGTTCTCAGCCACCAAACCGGGGTTCGAATCCCCGTAGCGGTATCTTTTCACCTGTAAGGGCGGGCTTCCACACTACCCGCCCATCGTTTTGAGTGCACGAATACCTTCTAAAGTCCCGCACACTGGAGAAAATACGAATGCACGCTACACCCAAACACACCAATCGCCTTATCCATGAAACAAGCCCTTATCTGCTCCAGCACGCGCATAATCCCGTCGACTGGTATCCGTGGGGCGAAGAAGCATTAGCACTCGCTAAGCGTGAGCAGAAACCTATTCTCCTGAGTATCGGCTACTCCGCTTGCCACTGGTGCCACGTCATGGAACGCGAATCCTTTGAAAATGAGGAAATCGCCGCGGTCATGAACGAACTCTTCATCAACATCAAGGTCGATAGAGAAGAACGCCCCGATTTAGATGAAATCTATATGAATGCCATCCAGATTATGACACGTCAAGGCGGCTGGCCCATGACCGTCTTCCTCACGCCTGATCTGAAACCCTTCTACGGCGGAACCTATTATCCACCCACCGACAGATACGGTAGACCCGGGTTCCCGAAGGTGATGCACGCTGTTGCCGAGGCATTCAGCGATCAGAACGTGCAGGTCCTACAGCAAGCCGACCAAATTACCGCCCACCTTACCCAGATGAGTAACGTCGTTGACCCACACGATTATGAACTCACGGAAGAATTGATGACTCAGGCGTTTCAACACTACCGTTCCCAATTCGATTCACACCACGGCGGATTCGGCAATGCCCCCAAATTCCCACCCAGCATGGGATTGCCCTTCCTCCTGCGTTATTGGCACCACAGCGGCAACGCCAACGCCTTAGAGATGGTCGAACTCACGCTGGAGAAGATGGCACGCGGGGGTATGTATGACCAACTCGGCGGCGGTTTCCACCGATATTCCACCGATGCCCACTGGCTCGTCCCACACTTCGAGAAGATGCTGTATGACAACGCACAACTCGTCGTCGCCTATTTCGAGGCGTACCAAGCCACTCAGAAACCGTTCTATCGTGATATAGCTACAGAAACCCTCGATTACGTTCTCCGAGAGATGTATGACGCCGAAAACGGCGGTTTCTATTCCACCCAAGACGCCGATAGTGAAGGTGTGGAGGGTAAGTTCTTTGTCTGGGAACCGAACGATGTGGAAGACATCGTCGGTGAAGAAAACGCCGAAATCTTCTGTGAGTATTACGACATCACACCACAAGGCAACTTTGAGGGAGAAAACATCCTCAACGTCCAAACGCCACCTGACATCTTTGCTCGGAAACTGCGTATGGATGCCGCGGAACTGGAGACGCTCCTCGCAGACGGGAAACAGAAACTCTTTGATGAGCGGGAGAAACGGATTAAACCCGGATTAGACGACAAAATTCTCACCAGTTGGAACGGAATTATGATCCGTGGCATGGCGATGGGATACCAACTGACCGGGAAACCTGAATACCTTGACGCCTGTAAAAAGTCTGCTGAATTCGTCTTGACGACCCTATCACAAGAGGACGGACTCCTCTTGCGCACCTACCGTGCCGGTAAAAGTCATCTCAACGCCTATCTTGAGGACTACGCCTACTTCATTACCGGGTTAGTCGCACTCTACGAAGCCAGCTTTGAACAGCGGTGGCTCACCGAAGCCAAACGCCTTGCACACATCATGATTGATCAATTCGGAGATGATGCCAACGACGGATTCTTCTTCACCGGCAAAGCGCACGAAACGCTTATCGTCCAATCCAAATCCGCTTACGACGGCGCCACACCTTCTGGAGCATCCATGGCGATTCACAGCCTCCTACGACTTGCCAAACACCTCGACACCCCCGAATTCCACGACAAAGCCGTTGAGACGTTGTTGCTCTACTTCCAGCAAATGGAGGCGATGCCTTCAGGATCCGGGCAGCTGCTCTGTGAATTAGCGTTCCTGCTATCGACACCCAAAGAGATTGCGATTGTTGGT comes from Candidatus Poribacteria bacterium and encodes:
- a CDS encoding thioredoxin domain-containing protein — protein: MHATPKHTNRLIHETSPYLLQHAHNPVDWYPWGEEALALAKREQKPILLSIGYSACHWCHVMERESFENEEIAAVMNELFINIKVDREERPDLDEIYMNAIQIMTRQGGWPMTVFLTPDLKPFYGGTYYPPTDRYGRPGFPKVMHAVAEAFSDQNVQVLQQADQITAHLTQMSNVVDPHDYELTEELMTQAFQHYRSQFDSHHGGFGNAPKFPPSMGLPFLLRYWHHSGNANALEMVELTLEKMARGGMYDQLGGGFHRYSTDAHWLVPHFEKMLYDNAQLVVAYFEAYQATQKPFYRDIATETLDYVLREMYDAENGGFYSTQDADSEGVEGKFFVWEPNDVEDIVGEENAEIFCEYYDITPQGNFEGENILNVQTPPDIFARKLRMDAAELETLLADGKQKLFDEREKRIKPGLDDKILTSWNGIMIRGMAMGYQLTGKPEYLDACKKSAEFVLTTLSQEDGLLLRTYRAGKSHLNAYLEDYAYFITGLVALYEASFEQRWLTEAKRLAHIMIDQFGDDANDGFFFTGKAHETLIVQSKSAYDGATPSGASMAIHSLLRLAKHLDTPEFHDKAVETLLLYFQQMEAMPSGSGQLLCELAFLLSTPKEIAIVGEKGDAKTDAMLAALHNTYLPNKIVALSESADGQTLPLLVGKTQVDNTATAYVCENYVCQAPTTDVQAFVELLQQ